In the Sinorhizobium arboris LMG 14919 genome, one interval contains:
- a CDS encoding DUF2062 domain-containing protein, with the protein MRAPRYIVLRILRLNSSPHSIAVGVAAGAASSLTPFFGLHIVLAVLLASVFSGNLVAAAITTLVANPVTIPVILTASYEVGTMLTQPQGARVMGGQEIMRMVEHFDLASLWGPVFKPMLIGSLPLAAAGAMIFYPLAFQTARLFQERRRQVRSHKFGHPT; encoded by the coding sequence ATGCGCGCTCCGCGTTATATCGTCCTTCGCATTCTCCGTCTGAACTCGTCTCCGCACTCGATCGCCGTCGGGGTAGCGGCCGGCGCTGCATCGTCCCTAACGCCGTTCTTCGGCCTGCATATCGTTCTCGCCGTTCTTCTCGCATCGGTCTTTTCAGGAAATCTGGTCGCGGCTGCGATCACGACCTTGGTTGCCAATCCCGTTACCATTCCGGTCATCCTGACGGCTTCCTACGAGGTCGGCACGATGCTCACGCAGCCGCAAGGCGCCCGGGTGATGGGCGGTCAAGAGATCATGCGGATGGTAGAGCATTTCGATCTCGCCAGCTTATGGGGCCCGGTCTTCAAGCCGATGCTCATAGGCTCGCTTCCCCTTGCGGCGGCGGGCGCCATGATATTCTACCCGCTTGCGTTTCAGACGGCGCGCCTCTTTCAGGAGCGGCGCCGGCAGGTCCGCTCGCACAAATTCGGACATCCGACATGA
- the acpS gene encoding holo-ACP synthase encodes MIIGIGSDLIDIRRIENSLQRFGERFVNRCFTDIEIAKSDGRKNRAASYAKRFAAKEACSKALGTGLAQGVFWKEMGVVNLPGGKPTMQLTGGAAARLQEMLPVGHRAAIHLTITDDFPLAQAFVIIEALPVAPAEGTV; translated from the coding sequence ATGATCATTGGAATCGGCAGCGATCTCATCGACATCAGGCGCATCGAAAATTCGCTCCAGCGCTTCGGCGAGCGTTTCGTCAACCGGTGCTTCACCGATATCGAGATCGCCAAATCAGACGGCCGCAAGAACCGTGCGGCATCCTATGCCAAGCGTTTCGCGGCCAAGGAGGCCTGTTCAAAGGCGCTGGGCACCGGCCTGGCGCAGGGCGTGTTCTGGAAAGAGATGGGCGTGGTGAACTTGCCCGGTGGGAAACCGACGATGCAGTTGACGGGCGGCGCGGCCGCGCGTCTTCAGGAAATGCTGCCGGTAGGCCACCGCGCCGCCATCCATCTGACGATCACCGACGACTTCCCGCTTGCGCAAGCTTTCGTGATTATCGAGGCGCTCCCGGTTGCCCCCGCGGAGGGAACGGTTTAG
- the lepB gene encoding signal peptidase I → MAEKTEAKQSGLWENVKVIIQALLLAVVIRTVFFQPFTIPSGSMMPTLLVGDYIFVNKFAYGYSKYSLPFSPDLFSGRIFASEPERGDIVVFRFPPNPDIDYIKRLVGLPGDRIQVRNSVLYVNDKPVERVPDGTFRADDQYDTGGDVPVYRETMDNGMSYDTLDQFPDSRGDNTREFIVPEGHYFMMGDNRDNSADSRFDVGFVPAENLVGRASLIFFSLGNDTSFRQVWKWPANLRYDRLFKVVH, encoded by the coding sequence GTGGCAGAAAAGACAGAAGCGAAGCAGAGCGGTCTCTGGGAAAACGTCAAGGTTATTATCCAGGCGCTGCTCCTGGCCGTGGTCATCCGCACCGTCTTCTTCCAGCCCTTCACGATTCCGTCCGGATCGATGATGCCGACGCTCCTTGTCGGCGACTACATCTTCGTCAACAAGTTCGCCTACGGCTATTCGAAATACTCGCTGCCCTTTTCGCCGGATCTTTTCAGCGGCAGGATCTTTGCGAGCGAACCGGAGCGGGGCGACATCGTGGTCTTCCGCTTCCCGCCCAATCCGGACATCGACTACATCAAGCGCCTCGTCGGTCTGCCGGGCGACCGCATCCAGGTCAGGAACAGCGTTCTCTACGTCAACGACAAGCCGGTCGAGCGGGTGCCGGACGGCACCTTCCGGGCGGACGACCAGTACGACACAGGCGGAGATGTTCCAGTCTATCGTGAGACGATGGACAACGGCATGTCCTACGACACGCTCGATCAGTTCCCCGATTCGCGCGGTGATAACACCCGTGAATTCATCGTCCCGGAAGGCCATTATTTCATGATGGGCGACAACCGGGACAATTCCGCCGACAGCCGTTTCGATGTGGGCTTCGTGCCGGCCGAAAACCTGGTCGGCCGCGCCAGCCTGATTTTCTTCTCGCTCGGCAACGACACGTCGTTCCGGCAGGTTTGGAAGTGGCCGGCGAATCTGCGTTACGATCGCTTGTTCAAGGTGGTCCACTGA
- the rnc gene encoding ribonuclease III, which produces MKARSLNVEDRARLEAAIGYQFSEKERLDRALTHSSARSGRAINYQRLEFLGDRVLGLCVAELLFQTFTDANEGELSVRLNQLVSAESCAKVADELSLHEFIRTGSDVKRITGKHMMNVRADVVESLIAAIYLDGGLEPARRFVLEHWTHRAASADGARRDAKTELQEWAHARFGVAPKYRTDDRSGPDHDPRFTVTVEVDGIAPETGVDRSKRGAEQVAAMKLLEREGVWQKRSAGN; this is translated from the coding sequence ATGAAGGCCCGCTCGTTGAACGTGGAGGATCGGGCGCGGCTGGAGGCCGCGATCGGTTACCAGTTCTCCGAGAAGGAGCGCCTCGACAGGGCGCTGACGCATTCGAGCGCGCGCAGCGGCCGTGCAATCAACTATCAGCGGCTCGAATTCCTGGGGGACCGGGTCCTCGGGCTCTGCGTCGCCGAACTTCTGTTCCAGACCTTCACCGATGCCAACGAAGGCGAGCTCTCGGTCCGCCTGAACCAGCTCGTCAGTGCGGAAAGCTGCGCGAAGGTGGCGGATGAACTCTCGCTGCACGAATTCATCCGAACCGGCTCGGACGTGAAGAGGATCACGGGCAAGCACATGATGAATGTGCGCGCCGATGTGGTAGAGTCGCTGATTGCGGCGATCTATCTCGATGGCGGTCTGGAGCCGGCGCGCCGCTTCGTGCTCGAGCATTGGACGCATCGGGCTGCGAGCGCAGACGGCGCCAGGCGGGATGCAAAGACGGAACTGCAGGAATGGGCGCATGCCAGGTTTGGGGTTGCGCCCAAATACAGGACGGATGACCGTTCCGGCCCCGATCACGATCCGCGCTTTACCGTGACGGTGGAGGTCGACGGGATCGCGCCGGAAACGGGGGTTGATCGTTCCAAGCGTGGGGCAGAGCAGGTCGCCGCCATGAAATTGCTGGAACGCGAAGGTGTGTGGCAGAAGCGCTCTGCCGGAAATTGA